The nucleotide sequence AAATTTTTTACTTTTGTTATTTACTGAAGAAGCTATATATTTAATCTTTATAAGACTCAATCAATATATCATTTCTAAGATAGTCTTAACAATCTTTAAGATTATTtctgaatatctcaatgtcaataacataaattattttattcataTTAACTATCTTAGAATTTTTGGAGAAAAATTTCTTGATTTACTATAATAAACTAAGACCATAGTAAGTAAATTATTATCTAtaaataagatcaatataataaactagttttcaatgatattcatatataaatattgatcaacaatatttttccttaaatataaagaaaataataatgttaagaaactttatatattattatttagaagtttgtttaaaatcataaataaatttcTTAAATCTTCATgccaaaatttatatttatttcattttctttACAAATCATTTAGGTTAATCCATATAAATCTAAATCcctattcaaaaaatttattttcacATTCATGTTAAAAATATCTCATTATGaccattatattatttaatacttATCATTTGAATCATATTTATATAACAGGTTGGGTATTGGATAATGCGATGAGTTCTGGAATatctttttgattcatttattggAACTCTTTCATAAATTAAAAGCATCAAAGTCTTCTAAGACACGTGATAAACTTGGAGATGCTTGtgcttgtttctttctttctcctttcgGATTTCCAATCCTTCACGTAGCAATCTAAGTTTGCGTTGCTTCATCAAACAGCCAAACCAATTGTTATTGTCTGCACCCTTTCGATTTAGGACTATACTAACTGTAACATGTGacaaagatagatagatatatatatatatatatatatatatatatatatatatatatatatatatatatatataacacatatTTCTACTATTAATATTCATCGAAAACTCTAGATTAACCATAGCTAATTATACCTAATATTAACTAGTTAAGTTTAAAGGATATTAATATTATTCAGGGTTTTAACTAACTGTTAAATGAAAGATATACACAAAATAGTTTATTGGAAAATTTTAGATTTATAAGGTTATATATGCTAAATTCGTATATATATATTGGCACAATTATGAGAATTACTTAATGTTGAGGgtgtgtgtgtgcatatatatatatatatatatatatatatatatatatatataatcaataaaaaaaaagggggtaaAGAGGGACATCCACTCACCCCTTCTGCGCTTTATCCGAAACTCCCAAGCGCAGAAGTGAGCGCTCGAAGATGGCGACGATGGTGGCGCTACAGAGCTCGATGGCATCCCTTTCCATCTCCTCCAATTCCTTCTTGGGCCAGCGCCTCTCTCCCCCACTCCTATCGACGCCCGTTAGCTCTCTGCCCCTCTGCCCTTACTTTCTGAAATGTTTGGTTTTTGAACTCATTTGATGTGTTATTGTGCCTTAATCCGACTTCCTGAGAGGAAAATGCGGAGAAGATGACTTTTAGATGGAATTTTACTTCATAAATTTGATTGTCGACCGTGGAAAGAACTTTCTTTTGTTTATTCTTTGATTTCGTTTCTGAATTCTCTCAACAGCGTAAATTGGAACCAATGGACTTCGGTTTTAGGGGTAGGAAAATACAAAGAGTTAGAATTCCTCTGACGTTTCGGTTTTCTAATTCTAGGAATTGAGGTTTCTCAGAGAACTAAAGCAACCGGTTCCTTTTTCAGAACAAGGATTTTAAGCGATTAGTGGTTGATGCTATTTAGTAGCCATCTGAGTGCTCTTTTGTGTTTACTTTTTGCTGGTCTTACTAATGAACTCTATAGCGTATATAGAAAACGATCTTTTTTGCTAGTTTGTGTTAAAATTATACTATTTGGATTTTGAGAGGAACAAAAAACTGTGTTTTCTCAAAAATGTTGCATAAGGGGATCAAGAAGAACAAGCATGTGGAATTAGAAACTCTGATTTAGTTGCACAATGTATATTTTGGCATCAAGAATTTGACAAGTGATTGCAAATGGcaattttctttatattttatatatccttGCTTCTCATATGATGTCTAATAGCCTCTACGAGTAAGAGAGGCATGGATGCCTATAGGTAGCACCTTTCTGTGAAACTTGTGTCATTTGAATCATCCAGCTTAAAACTAATTGCTTACCTGCACTAAGCCTTAAGTCATATGCAACTAAACCATGTTGAGACGATTGGCTCATCCTTATAGCCACTTGCAATTTGTTCAACTTGGCTTAAACCAAATTCTTTGTTCTAGGCCGGAAACGAACACATATGCAGAGGGGATATGTAAGGCTTGGGACTTATGCAATTTTTCCATGTTATGATTAAACATTATCCAATTTGGAATATCAAGAAAGGTAAAACATCACCAAATCATATAGCATGTGCTATGAagaatttgatgatgatttttataATCAATTGACCCTATTCTTTGTATGTTACCATTTTCAAGCATATTCCTTAAAATTGATAATGATGTTTGGTTACCTATTTATTATTTCACAAAATACTCTTAAGCTAAGCTATGtatcttaataaatataaaatgaaagaagaaaaaccTTAAAATTTATCATCAAACATCAACTATGAATGTCCACAAATACAAATTTGGCTCATAATATTTTTTAGAGACAATACTGTTGTGATCAGTAAGTACTACTCGAAACAAATTGTCTTCAGAGAAATGGATGGTTCAGGCATAAGAAGGTATATTGATTATGTATTTTCTGAAGTCGGTAGATAACAAACATACAATAGGACCACTGTAAATTATATCAGCAACTATGAAATGTTGCTTTGTATGATGTTCTGATTATTGAGCTGCTGTGCTGGATAAATTTTATGACTAAGCTGAATTAAGTAATATCTGAGATGTCCAAGTCCTCAAATACTTTTAGAATATCTGGGCCCTGTATGTGAtgctaattttgattttttcacaTCTCTGTAGTGCATGGTTTCCCCATTATTGATCTTTTGTAATTAACATAAGTGTGTTGCATTTTCTTGTTGCAGGTTAAATCGGTGGACCAGCCATGCACTATAGTAATGAGGGTTAGTTCATCAGTTCTTCTGCATGTTCTATATTGAAGATGATCGTGCTAAACTATTTCCGTTATGAGCTATCGGAAATTAGATTACCAATGAGCACCGAACTGGGTGAATTATTCTGTGGATGATCTTATcgctttctttatatttttcatcTTCTATTGCAGCTTAAACGCTGGGAGCGCAAGGAATGTAAACCAAATAGTCTTCCCATACTGCATAAAATGCATGTTAAGGTAGGGGACACAGTCAAACTTATCACAGGCCATGAGAACGGTAAAATTGGGGAAATTACTCGCATTTTCAGGCATAACAGCACTGTGATTGTAAAAGGCTTGAACCTGAAAACAAAGCACATGAAGAGCAGAGAACAAGGTGAACCTGGGCAGATTGTCAAGGTATGCTCTCTATTTTCTGAACTTCCATTCATGTTTATGAATGAGCAAATGGCAGGATCAGGCTTTCCTCTCTTGGAACTTTACTCCTTCCATTGCTTTCTCATGTGTTGAGCCTGAGTTATCCTGCACAACGAACTGTTTCTGAACAGATTGAAGCACCTATCCACAGCTCAAATGTGATGCTTTACTCTAAAGAAAAAGAAGTGGCGAGCAGAGTGGGTCACAAAATCCTCGAGGACGGAACCAGAGTCCGCTACCTCATCAAAACTGGCGAAATAATCGACAGCACAGAGAACTGGAAAAAGGTtatgaaagaaagaaaggaaaagaaagaagaggcATCCAGTTAGCATCAAGGCATCAAGTTGCTTCATGTATGACATTTTAAATCCCTTCTGTAGAAGTTTGTTGTTGCATTCCATTTGTAATCAAGAGCAGTTATGCTCCTGGAATGTTTTCTACTCTGTCATGGAAACTTCTTTTTTTCATTGAAATCATTCATTTTTGTACTTGTTATGTCTATGAATTTGGAATCACTACCTTTACTCTAATATGGTCTCTTTGCATGCTGTTATCATGTTCTGAAGTAGTGAATTTGTGTTTTTTTTGTGACATTTATGTTTTTATGATATTTGATTCATTCTAAGATCTCTTATCTGTATCAAGAAATTTGTGTTTGGTTTGAGAAACAATGGCTTCTCCTCCCAACATCTCATGTTTAAATAAGAGGAGAGATTCCTCTCATAACTTCCAAATCCATCACTCAACCTCTCATAAGTTGACACATGAATGCAAAACAGCTAATCAAGTAGTAAGAGGACCACTTAAAAAGGACAATAGGAGCAACAAAGGACATCATCTTCACTTTTCAACccccttttgcatcttcttctttgtgAGCATTCTGTGTAGTGCTCGTTTAATAAGAGGCTCATTCTCTCTATCATTGAGGCCAAAACCTAACTAAAATTAGCACCATTGTCAGATCTAATTCCCAAGAAACTTCACATGTATGCAGTACTTTTGAGCTCCATCTGCCTATGTACACAACAAAAACCTATACTTTTGCACCCATTATTACACCTCCCTGTGGGCCCAACATGTGAAGTGAGTGAAGGTGTGATTTTTGTGGTCAAAAGGTGTCTCCAGCCAGTactcctcctttttctttttccccttttatTTATATTCCTTTACTCTGTAGCTCTCTATCTCTCTTGGCTTTCAGCTTCACGTGAACGCGTGCAGCGGGGGCCCGACACAAGCAACAACAAAATAAAGAGAGAGAGGCCGATTGCCTCTGTTTTGGTcactgctcctctctctctctcttcttcttcttcttgtgattTCCATGGTCTGAAACCTCTGAAGGAGATAAGAGAGGAGGATGTGTTACGTGGGGAAAGCGACCaagatcttcttcttcctcgtagGGGCGCTCGTGGTGGTGGGCCTCGTCGTCGGCTTCGGCCTCGTCCGGCACGGCTGGGCACACAAGGCAGCCGCCCAGCCTTGCCAGTCATCGTCGTTGACCGCCGCCGGATGCCGGCCCATCTTCCCCGACCCCATTCCCGCCGACACCGCCACCGCCTCCACGGCCCCACCCTTCCCCGCCGCCGCCATTCCCGCGGGCACGATCCCCGTGCCGCCTCCGCCGCCCGCTGCCACCGACGTTCCCACGCCGCCCACCACGCCGCCACCGACCGTCATCCTGCCGCCTGCGCCGCCCACAGCCACCGCCACCGACGTTCCCCCGCCGGCCAGTTCCACGGCCGCGCCGCCGCTTGTCAGCTTCGGCCCACCAAGCCCGGTTTACCAAGCGCTCGGCCCGGCCCATGCCTAGAGGACAAATAGACCGCTGAACCACCTTAGACTCACCTTTCATTACTtggtttcttttttcttattttaatagtaattttctttcaatttcttttgtttttggggggggggggagggggggggggggggaagggaaCTTATGAAGGCTATTAGGTAATCTTCTTTTCCTTGTTCTTAACATTTGGAACTCGAGATTAATTTGAGATGATTGGAATAGATTCATGAGGGGGAATTATTCACAATATTGAtcatctcttctccctctttcttcctaTCCTTAACTATTTGATTTAGGCTCAAGAAAAGGATTAAAAGGCTAAGTTTTTATGCTCACTGTTAATTAATGAAACATAATGCACTACAATTatcattcttttttcttaattCTTTATTTTCATCACCACCGGATAAGATTTCTCTTTTCGGAGTCACCATCCATGGATGACATCAGAGGCTTGGAGTCGTTGCCTGACATGAAGTAATGCTTGGATCACACAGACCACAGAAAAAAGAGATGTCACAAGAGTTCATGCCTGCAAAGAAGAACACAAGTACACACCACTGCAGGATGAGAGAGAGAGCTGTTGTTGGAAGTGGTCATATTTTGCCCATTAATATCATattatgaagagagagagagagagaga is from Musa acuminata AAA Group cultivar baxijiao chromosome BXJ3-8, Cavendish_Baxijiao_AAA, whole genome shotgun sequence and encodes:
- the LOC103995636 gene encoding large ribosomal subunit protein uL24c; the protein is MATMVALQSSMASLSISSNSFLGQRLSPPLLSTPVKSVDQPCTIVMRLKRWERKECKPNSLPILHKMHVKVGDTVKLITGHENGKIGEITRIFRHNSTVIVKGLNLKTKHMKSREQGEPGQIVKIEAPIHSSNVMLYSKEKEVASRVGHKILEDGTRVRYLIKTGEIIDSTENWKKVMKERKEKKEEASS
- the LOC103995635 gene encoding uncharacterized protein Os04g0629400, coding for MCYVGKATKIFFFLVGALVVVGLVVGFGLVRHGWAHKAAAQPCQSSSLTAAGCRPIFPDPIPADTATASTAPPFPAAAIPAGTIPVPPPPPAATDVPTPPTTPPPTVILPPAPPTATATDVPPPASSTAAPPLVSFGPPSPVYQALGPAHA